A part of Heliangelus exortis chromosome 3, bHelExo1.hap1, whole genome shotgun sequence genomic DNA contains:
- the MCFD2 gene encoding multiple coagulation factor deficiency protein 2 isoform X1, which produces MGGDTQCPVPPSRRSHRRPLSSRLRPERGCLNTLGTPSARSGPLLTGAGTGPTPAAARSPLPAVGGAPPLPLCEGSTWNAMSGDVAPRGGKEIMMAQRISRIRLHFIFLAAFFASALAVEHGGESQHANIRLDKNLVQDKEHIMEHLEGVIEKPESEMSPQELQLHYFKMHDYDGNNLLDGLELATAISHVHKEEGGEHTQAMKEEELISLIDDVLRDDDKNNDGYIDYAEFAKSLE; this is translated from the exons ATGGGCGGGGACACACAGTGCCCCGTCCCGCCCTCCCGGCGCTCGCACCGCCGTCCCCTTTCCTCTCGGCTCCGCCCGGAGCGCGGCTGCTTGAATACCCTGGGCACGCCCTCCGCAAGGAGCGGGCCTCTCCTCACCGGGGCCGGTACCGGGCCCACCCCGGCGGCGGCGCGGTCCCCCCTCCCCGCGGTGGGCGGGGcgccccccctgcccctctgcgAGGGCTCCACGTGGAATGCCATGAGCGGTGACGTAGCCCCGCGAGGCGGAAAG GAGATCATGATGGCCCAAAGGATTTCTAGAATACGTCTGCATTTCATCTTTCTGGCTGCATTCTTTGCCTCTGCCTTAGCTGTGGAACACGGAGGAGAGAGTCAACATGCAAATATTCGCCTTGATAAGAACCTGGTACAAGATAAAGA acaCATCATGGAACATTTGGAAGGTGTTATTGAGAAACCAGAATCTGAAATGTCTCCACAAGAGTTGCAGCTTCATTACTTCAAAATGCATGATTATGATGGCAATAATTTGCTAGATGGATTAGAGCTTGCTACAGCTATATCACATGTTCACAAAGAG gaAGGTGGTGAGCATACCCAGGCAATGAAGGAAGAAGAGCTGATCAGTCTGATAGATGATGTCTTAAGAGATGATGATAAGAACAATGATGGATACATTGACTACGCAGAATTTGCAAAATCGCTGGAATAA
- the MCFD2 gene encoding multiple coagulation factor deficiency protein 2 isoform X2, with amino-acid sequence MGSSARRVPALRTPLRWPLVACQEIMMAQRISRIRLHFIFLAAFFASALAVEHGGESQHANIRLDKNLVQDKEHIMEHLEGVIEKPESEMSPQELQLHYFKMHDYDGNNLLDGLELATAISHVHKEEGGEHTQAMKEEELISLIDDVLRDDDKNNDGYIDYAEFAKSLE; translated from the exons ATGGGCTCCTCAGCTCGCCGCGTCCCGGCACTGCGCACCCCGCTGAGGTGGCCTTTGGTTGCCTGCCAG GAGATCATGATGGCCCAAAGGATTTCTAGAATACGTCTGCATTTCATCTTTCTGGCTGCATTCTTTGCCTCTGCCTTAGCTGTGGAACACGGAGGAGAGAGTCAACATGCAAATATTCGCCTTGATAAGAACCTGGTACAAGATAAAGA acaCATCATGGAACATTTGGAAGGTGTTATTGAGAAACCAGAATCTGAAATGTCTCCACAAGAGTTGCAGCTTCATTACTTCAAAATGCATGATTATGATGGCAATAATTTGCTAGATGGATTAGAGCTTGCTACAGCTATATCACATGTTCACAAAGAG gaAGGTGGTGAGCATACCCAGGCAATGAAGGAAGAAGAGCTGATCAGTCTGATAGATGATGTCTTAAGAGATGATGATAAGAACAATGATGGATACATTGACTACGCAGAATTTGCAAAATCGCTGGAATAA
- the MCFD2 gene encoding multiple coagulation factor deficiency protein 2 isoform X3 encodes MMAQRISRIRLHFIFLAAFFASALAVEHGGESQHANIRLDKNLVQDKEHIMEHLEGVIEKPESEMSPQELQLHYFKMHDYDGNNLLDGLELATAISHVHKEEGGEHTQAMKEEELISLIDDVLRDDDKNNDGYIDYAEFAKSLE; translated from the exons ATGATGGCCCAAAGGATTTCTAGAATACGTCTGCATTTCATCTTTCTGGCTGCATTCTTTGCCTCTGCCTTAGCTGTGGAACACGGAGGAGAGAGTCAACATGCAAATATTCGCCTTGATAAGAACCTGGTACAAGATAAAGA acaCATCATGGAACATTTGGAAGGTGTTATTGAGAAACCAGAATCTGAAATGTCTCCACAAGAGTTGCAGCTTCATTACTTCAAAATGCATGATTATGATGGCAATAATTTGCTAGATGGATTAGAGCTTGCTACAGCTATATCACATGTTCACAAAGAG gaAGGTGGTGAGCATACCCAGGCAATGAAGGAAGAAGAGCTGATCAGTCTGATAGATGATGTCTTAAGAGATGATGATAAGAACAATGATGGATACATTGACTACGCAGAATTTGCAAAATCGCTGGAATAA